A window of Fictibacillus halophilus contains these coding sequences:
- a CDS encoding protein-glutamine gamma-glutamyltransferase, with translation MIFVNGYPVETAQISGFKSLTPTQKQVGEKLQKSRESFYYTSPHQFLFEVVMRTNIVAAANGMRDSGAGFATFVNSRCNPQYWRRTAYGGFLLRSDVRPSDAISDIFINGKRYGFECTTAIMIMMYKAILETIGAGMFDQLFNGLLLYSTEHDEDLQIIAVPSGDSLPGDVRYVKNPEHHPNTPQWQGENLIDLGNGQFFGHGIGTGTIGEVIDVLNQKRMPGATVSAFLTAEIIRPNYRLMSEYTRHPIRRLLGGVI, from the coding sequence ATGATTTTTGTTAATGGATATCCGGTAGAAACGGCTCAAATCTCTGGTTTCAAATCGCTTACACCTACACAGAAACAAGTAGGCGAAAAGCTTCAAAAATCCAGAGAATCGTTTTATTACACAAGTCCACATCAGTTTTTATTTGAAGTGGTCATGCGTACAAATATTGTAGCGGCTGCAAACGGTATGCGTGATAGCGGAGCAGGATTTGCAACGTTCGTGAATTCACGCTGCAATCCGCAATATTGGAGAAGAACAGCTTATGGCGGTTTTTTGCTTCGATCAGATGTCCGTCCTTCTGACGCCATCTCAGATATTTTTATCAATGGAAAAAGGTACGGGTTTGAATGTACAACAGCTATAATGATCATGATGTACAAAGCGATTCTTGAAACAATTGGAGCGGGTATGTTTGATCAATTGTTTAACGGGTTGCTTCTCTACAGTACGGAACATGATGAAGATCTACAGATTATTGCTGTACCATCTGGGGATTCGTTGCCAGGAGATGTGAGATATGTTAAAAATCCAGAACATCATCCTAATACGCCTCAATGGCAAGGTGAAAACTTAATCGATCTTGGAAACGGACAATTTTTTGGTCATGGCATCGGAACAGGAACAATTGGTGAGGTTATCGATGTGCTTAATCAAAAAAGAATGCCTGGCGCAACGGTTTCCGCCTTTTTAACAGCGGAGATCATAAGACCGAACTATCGACTAATGTCGGAATACACACGTCATCCAATTCGAAGACTGCTTGGTGGAGTTATATAA
- a CDS encoding ABC transporter permease, protein MIRSIKFWVGLTILSVFIFSSFGFALFYDSDVRQVQMLYDDDKNLIGGAPFEPSLMFPLGTDPLGYDISQKVLQGAKFTLLAVIAIGVFRVLFSFIVAIPFAFYLPEKIRRGLDQLLSSFYFIPLTIIAVFILSPILSEQLSAEGEEFFLYTFTERIGLEVIILTLLVVPLLGSMIGNMMASLLKEEFIEGARLLGASRWRIFTKHVIPHMLPKLVIVWCQQCVQVLIIFTHLGYFKLFFGGTDMDFNPMMADPPKSLSNEWSGLVGDYYIQIHANPYIALGPIIMFGIAIYAFQLIGEGFQHHLQTRHYKKEKRDRMSRKQNLVDEPKLSFDFMHKRGA, encoded by the coding sequence TTGATTCGAAGCATTAAGTTTTGGGTCGGGCTAACCATCTTGAGCGTATTCATCTTTTCTAGCTTTGGGTTCGCTTTATTTTATGATAGTGATGTTCGCCAAGTTCAGATGCTTTATGATGATGACAAAAACTTGATAGGAGGCGCACCTTTTGAGCCATCTCTCATGTTTCCACTAGGTACAGACCCCTTAGGTTATGATATCAGCCAAAAAGTATTGCAAGGAGCAAAATTCACTCTACTCGCAGTTATTGCGATCGGTGTGTTTCGTGTCCTGTTCAGTTTTATCGTGGCGATACCATTTGCTTTCTATTTGCCAGAGAAGATTCGTAGAGGGTTAGATCAGCTACTAAGTTCTTTTTATTTTATTCCGCTTACGATCATCGCTGTGTTCATTTTGAGCCCCATATTAAGTGAGCAGTTGAGTGCAGAAGGAGAAGAGTTCTTTCTTTATACGTTCACCGAACGAATTGGTCTTGAAGTCATTATTCTGACGCTCCTCGTAGTGCCATTACTCGGTTCCATGATCGGGAATATGATGGCATCCCTATTAAAAGAAGAGTTTATTGAAGGAGCACGGCTATTAGGGGCTAGCAGGTGGAGGATTTTTACTAAACATGTTATTCCTCATATGTTGCCCAAGCTTGTTATTGTATGGTGTCAGCAATGCGTTCAAGTACTGATTATTTTTACTCACCTTGGTTACTTTAAGTTGTTCTTTGGAGGAACAGATATGGATTTTAATCCGATGATGGCCGATCCACCGAAATCATTGTCAAACGAGTGGTCAGGTCTTGTTGGCGATTATTATATTCAGATTCATGCCAATCCTTATATCGCACTCGGTCCAATCATCATGTTCGGTATCGCCATATATGCTTTTCAGCTTATAGGAGAAGGTTTTCAGCATCACCTGCAAACCAGACATTATAAGAAAGAGAAACGTGATCGCATGTCACGAAAACAAAATCTCGTGGATGAACCGAAATTATCTTTTGATTTCATGCATAAGAGAGGTGCTTAA
- a CDS encoding ABC transporter permease subunit, whose product MRIIKKLFMQLFLTIISIILISGLPELIMNKNVTMYFQKIKVVLFDVIHLNEMTYMNQGKQRLFLDDIWSPYLYSLTILFGALAIAFCMAQLLTWCTLIMPMFIRRAVKNILTFLESLPDLLVFALVQMAIVLIFKKTGILVSNVASLGAEDRIYIVPIVCLMILPFVYFYKMMILLSEEELGKSYVEMSLAKGMRRIYVLIVHVTRNTSEGIFHFSKSVLWFMISNLLLVEVIFNIHGITHYMYSDFRPEMLAACLILLVIPFFLLYALFEWTIIRFSRRGELI is encoded by the coding sequence ATGAGGATTATAAAAAAATTGTTCATGCAGCTGTTTTTAACGATTATTTCGATCATATTGATCAGCGGACTACCAGAGTTAATCATGAACAAGAACGTAACCATGTATTTTCAAAAAATCAAAGTTGTTCTATTTGATGTGATTCATTTAAATGAGATGACTTATATGAATCAAGGTAAGCAGAGATTGTTTTTAGATGATATCTGGTCGCCATATCTGTATTCATTAACCATTCTTTTTGGTGCATTAGCCATTGCCTTTTGTATGGCACAGCTCCTTACTTGGTGCACGTTAATTATGCCGATGTTCATAAGAAGAGCAGTGAAAAACATTCTTACGTTTTTAGAATCATTACCCGATCTTCTTGTTTTTGCCCTCGTACAGATGGCAATCGTTCTTATTTTTAAAAAAACAGGAATTCTCGTCTCAAATGTGGCTTCATTAGGGGCTGAGGACAGAATTTATATAGTGCCGATCGTGTGTTTAATGATTTTGCCTTTTGTTTATTTTTATAAAATGATGATTCTTCTTTCAGAAGAGGAGCTTGGAAAGTCATATGTCGAAATGAGTTTAGCGAAGGGCATGCGAAGAATATATGTACTTATCGTCCACGTGACGAGGAATACAAGTGAAGGAATCTTTCACTTTTCAAAGTCTGTTCTTTGGTTTATGATCTCAAACCTTCTCCTTGTTGAGGTGATCTTCAATATCCATGGAATCACTCATTATATGTACAGTGATTTTAGACCAGAGATGTTAGCAGCTTGCTTAATTTTGCTCGTTATTCCTTTTTTCCTTTTATATGCTCTTTTCGAATGGACTATCATCCGGTTTTCGAGAAGAGGTGAGCTGATTTGA
- a CDS encoding NAD(P)/FAD-dependent oxidoreductase yields MNTHYDVIVVGAGPAGIFTSYELTRQLPDAKILLIDKGHDIYARSCPILEKKIQKCPPAAGRKEFAGCLPACSITNGFGGAGAYSDGKFNITSEFGGWMTDYLSEEQVVELIKYVDEINLEHGATDSITDPLTAEVKDIEKRGYAAGLKLLRAQVRHLGTEQNLEILKSIYEYLKTRIEMKYKAEVEDLITERTTEGYVAKGILLKDGTSLTSEKVVIVPGRDGSTWLTKILKKRRIRMTANQVDIGVRVETSNLVMEEINKHLYEGKFVFNTSVGTKVRTFCSNPSGHVVVENHSGIMLANGHAYKDPKLGSENTNFALLVSHQFAEPFDQPTEYAHEVSRLANQLSMGGLVVQKYGDILKGRRSTDKRIKEGFLRPTLKEAVPGDLGLVLPYNTMKSLIEMTEALDKVTPGIASEHTLFYGVEAKFYSARPKLDDKFESEINGLYVGGDGAGITRGLAQASACGVWIAQNVAAKIKEKTPALV; encoded by the coding sequence ATGAATACCCATTATGATGTAATTGTTGTTGGCGCAGGTCCTGCAGGTATCTTTACAAGCTATGAACTAACAAGACAGCTTCCAGATGCAAAGATTTTGTTAATAGATAAAGGACATGATATCTATGCACGTTCTTGTCCGATACTAGAGAAAAAGATTCAAAAATGTCCGCCTGCAGCAGGTAGAAAAGAATTCGCCGGTTGTTTACCAGCTTGTTCCATAACAAACGGTTTTGGCGGAGCAGGAGCTTATTCGGATGGAAAGTTCAATATTACAAGCGAATTTGGAGGATGGATGACTGATTATCTTTCTGAAGAACAAGTTGTTGAACTTATTAAATATGTAGATGAGATTAACTTGGAACACGGTGCCACAGATTCTATTACTGACCCGCTGACAGCAGAAGTAAAAGATATTGAAAAGCGCGGCTATGCAGCTGGTTTGAAGCTGTTAAGAGCTCAAGTGCGTCATCTTGGTACAGAACAAAACCTTGAAATACTGAAAAGCATCTATGAGTACTTAAAAACGCGCATTGAGATGAAATATAAAGCTGAGGTTGAAGATCTCATTACAGAAAGAACGACTGAAGGATATGTAGCAAAAGGGATCCTTTTAAAAGACGGAACCTCTCTTACATCCGAGAAGGTTGTAATTGTTCCTGGCCGTGATGGTTCAACTTGGCTTACTAAGATTTTAAAGAAACGACGTATTAGAATGACAGCTAACCAAGTAGATATTGGCGTTCGTGTGGAGACTTCCAACTTGGTAATGGAAGAGATCAACAAGCACCTTTATGAAGGAAAGTTTGTTTTTAATACATCTGTTGGCACGAAAGTAAGAACGTTCTGTTCCAACCCTTCCGGACATGTAGTCGTAGAAAACCATTCCGGTATTATGCTTGCGAACGGACACGCTTATAAAGACCCTAAGCTAGGCAGTGAGAACACAAACTTTGCGTTACTCGTATCACATCAATTCGCTGAACCGTTTGATCAACCCACTGAATACGCTCATGAGGTTTCAAGACTTGCCAATCAGCTTTCTATGGGTGGACTTGTCGTTCAGAAATATGGAGATATCTTAAAAGGGCGCCGCTCTACGGATAAGCGGATTAAAGAAGGCTTCCTTCGTCCAACATTAAAAGAAGCTGTACCTGGTGACCTCGGGCTTGTGCTTCCTTATAACACGATGAAAAGTTTGATTGAAATGACTGAAGCCTTAGATAAAGTTACACCAGGTATCGCATCAGAACACACCTTGTTCTATGGTGTAGAAGCTAAGTTCTATTCTGCACGTCCGAAACTTGATGATAAGTTTGAGTCAGAGATCAACGGACTATACGTTGGTGGAGATGGTGCTGGAATTACGCGTGGTCTCGCCCAAGCAAGTGCATGTGGCGTATGGATCGCTCAAAACGTTGCAGCTAAGATAAAGGAAAAGACACCAGCGTTGGTTTAA
- the brnQ gene encoding branched-chain amino acid transport system II carrier protein gives MQMRTLSVGLMLFALFFGAGNLIFPPALGQSAGEMVWQSMIGFFITGVGLPLLGVIALARTGGGLQTLTERVNPLFGSVFAIILYLAIGPFFGIPRTGTVSYEMAFVPFLPESMNNGLTLFLFTVVFFAVTYWLSLNPSKLVDRIGNILTPLLLLIIFSLLVKAIITPVGKLGTASPDYASNPLVKGFMDGYLTMDTLGALAFGIVVITAVKRPDMKKEQVTKMVIKAGLIAATCLAAVYGILAYLGATSQALGQTDNGGQILTNVVAELFGPFGNVLLGLAVALACLTTSVGLVTACGEFAKKLFPTVSYKSVVLIMSVFSAGVANLGLTQLISVSVPVLTAIYPIAIVLILLSFLHEWFSGRKEVYIGGIVATALVSIADGLKAFGLKLSAIEQIYSYIPLYADGIGWLIPAIIGSVVGFIIAVIRGRIVIFSTN, from the coding sequence ATGCAGATGCGAACGCTCTCGGTGGGCTTAATGTTATTTGCTTTGTTTTTTGGAGCTGGAAACCTGATCTTTCCACCAGCATTGGGTCAGTCAGCAGGCGAAATGGTCTGGCAATCCATGATTGGTTTTTTTATAACAGGAGTTGGTTTGCCTTTACTTGGCGTTATTGCACTGGCTCGCACAGGTGGTGGTTTACAAACGTTAACTGAAAGAGTAAATCCATTATTCGGTTCAGTTTTCGCAATCATCCTTTATTTAGCTATCGGACCATTCTTCGGAATTCCAAGAACAGGTACTGTTTCATATGAAATGGCATTCGTTCCGTTTTTACCAGAAAGTATGAACAACGGCTTAACGCTTTTTTTGTTTACAGTCGTATTTTTTGCTGTAACGTATTGGCTCTCTTTAAATCCATCTAAACTTGTAGATCGGATTGGAAATATTCTAACACCCTTGTTATTGTTAATTATTTTTTCTTTATTAGTAAAAGCAATCATAACACCAGTAGGAAAATTAGGAACTGCATCTCCTGATTATGCTAGTAATCCTTTAGTTAAAGGATTTATGGATGGATACTTGACGATGGATACACTAGGAGCACTTGCGTTTGGTATCGTAGTTATCACAGCCGTAAAGCGACCAGATATGAAAAAAGAACAAGTGACCAAAATGGTTATCAAGGCAGGTTTGATCGCAGCTACTTGTTTAGCAGCTGTTTATGGCATCTTAGCGTATTTAGGAGCAACCAGTCAGGCACTAGGTCAAACAGATAACGGTGGGCAAATTCTTACGAATGTTGTAGCAGAACTATTTGGACCGTTCGGAAACGTACTACTTGGACTAGCTGTAGCACTTGCTTGTTTGACAACTTCAGTAGGTCTTGTAACTGCATGTGGTGAATTTGCAAAAAAACTGTTCCCAACTGTTTCTTATAAATCAGTTGTACTCATCATGAGCGTTTTCAGTGCAGGTGTTGCAAACTTAGGATTAACTCAATTAATCTCAGTTTCTGTACCTGTTTTAACAGCAATCTATCCGATAGCAATCGTTTTGATTTTGCTTTCTTTCCTACATGAATGGTTCTCTGGAAGGAAGGAAGTATACATCGGTGGAATCGTTGCAACTGCACTGGTTTCAATAGCAGATGGATTAAAAGCTTTTGGACTTAAACTCAGTGCAATCGAACAGATTTATTCGTATATCCCTCTTTATGCAGATGGAATTGGGTGGCTGATCCCAGCAATCATTGGATCAGTTGTAGGTTTTATCATTGCTGTAATAAGAGGTAGAATCGTTATTTTCTCTACAAATTAA
- a CDS encoding YhcN/YlaJ family sporulation lipoprotein gives MKKTILVTSMAVMLSSFLGACGMNNNDKDMGKEARNNMTEVNYDNRADRNMDNMNNNMDMGMDNQYDENTRMDVADKAANNVTDLKEVDDATVIVTENNAYVAAKLKGGESMKLSRETEKKIGDTVRKTDPDINDVFVSTNPDFIDRMNGYADEINKGNPVSGFVKEFNDTIKRVFPTNR, from the coding sequence ATGAAAAAGACTATTCTCGTTACTTCAATGGCCGTGATGCTTTCATCGTTTCTAGGTGCTTGTGGGATGAACAACAACGACAAGGACATGGGAAAAGAAGCGCGTAACAACATGACTGAAGTGAACTACGACAATCGTGCTGATCGCAATATGGATAACATGAACAACAACATGGATATGGGTATGGATAATCAATACGACGAAAACACGCGTATGGATGTAGCAGATAAAGCAGCTAATAACGTTACAGATCTTAAAGAAGTAGACGATGCAACTGTTATCGTTACAGAGAACAATGCTTATGTAGCTGCAAAGCTTAAAGGCGGCGAGAGCATGAAGCTTTCGAGAGAAACAGAAAAGAAGATCGGTGATACGGTTCGAAAAACAGATCCTGATATCAATGATGTATTTGTTTCAACGAATCCTGATTTCATCGATCGTATGAACGGATATGCAGATGAAATCAACAAAGGAAATCCTGTTTCTGGTTTCGTAAAAGAGTTTAACGATACGATCAAGCGTGTGTTCCCAACCAACCGTTAA
- a CDS encoding DedA family protein — MEFDLINIIHQYSYFGIFLLLALGIIGLPIPDEILLATVGYFIFAGDLPALPAVLSAFLGAITGITGSYYFGNICGKPLLKRVGPKFGVSEEKIDKTQNFFLKYGKSALFFGYFMPGIRHLTAYFAGMYSLNGRQFALYAYSGAMFWCSFFIVIGYQLAGRWALVMEVIHKVGLFAFTIVILSIVAWIIFKPKNKGSYSNGWFK, encoded by the coding sequence ATGGAATTTGATTTAATAAATATCATTCATCAATATAGCTACTTTGGTATTTTTTTATTATTGGCACTAGGTATTATCGGCTTACCTATTCCAGATGAGATCCTTTTAGCCACTGTAGGATACTTCATTTTTGCAGGAGATCTTCCAGCTCTGCCTGCTGTATTGAGTGCTTTTTTAGGAGCAATCACAGGTATAACGGGTAGCTATTATTTTGGAAACATCTGTGGTAAACCTCTATTAAAAAGGGTAGGACCAAAATTTGGAGTTTCTGAAGAAAAGATAGATAAAACACAGAATTTCTTTTTAAAGTATGGCAAATCGGCTTTGTTTTTTGGTTACTTTATGCCAGGAATAAGACACCTGACTGCTTACTTTGCAGGAATGTATTCTTTAAATGGGAGACAATTTGCACTTTACGCTTATAGTGGCGCTATGTTCTGGTGTTCGTTCTTTATCGTTATTGGCTATCAGCTTGCAGGTCGATGGGCTTTAGTTATGGAAGTGATCCATAAGGTTGGTCTGTTCGCATTTACAATCGTAATCCTTAGTATTGTTGCGTGGATCATCTTCAAGCCTAAAAATAAAGGCTCCTATTCGAATGGATGGTTTAAATAA
- a CDS encoding GNAT family N-acetyltransferase, producing the protein MNIRRAQITDAAEIAKVHVKSWQQSYRGLVDDDYLLEMSVTEREERWREWLMQKSHIVLVLEDENKELCGFISGGSIRSQHPYESEVYAFYLLKEVQLKGHGTKMLKRFSEELLSLGKKSMIVWVLKDNPSKQAYISLGGKKIDEEQITIGKQQILEECFAWDDIAVILTTSKDHMG; encoded by the coding sequence ATGAACATACGACGAGCTCAAATAACAGATGCAGCAGAAATAGCCAAAGTCCACGTAAAAAGCTGGCAGCAATCTTATAGAGGTCTAGTAGATGACGACTATCTATTAGAGATGTCGGTCACAGAAAGAGAAGAAAGATGGCGTGAATGGCTGATGCAGAAATCACACATCGTACTTGTTTTAGAAGATGAAAATAAAGAGCTTTGTGGATTTATTTCTGGAGGTTCCATCAGATCACAACATCCATATGAGAGTGAAGTATATGCTTTTTATTTATTAAAAGAAGTGCAACTAAAAGGACACGGTACAAAAATGCTTAAAAGATTCTCAGAAGAACTTCTTTCTTTAGGTAAGAAGAGTATGATCGTATGGGTATTAAAAGATAATCCATCAAAACAAGCATATATTTCTTTGGGCGGGAAAAAGATAGATGAAGAACAGATTACGATTGGGAAGCAGCAAATATTAGAAGAATGCTTTGCTTGGGATGACATAGCTGTAATTCTTACTACTAGTAAGGATCACATGGGTTAA
- a CDS encoding Nif3-like dinuclear metal center hexameric protein has translation MVKLKRIDHAIDELFTYRKIGTDPAFSRYIPMVYDPIHFDWRDEFEPEFTKLFNGLMLRGDEEVNRVFSAVFPTEEVLERFISESSPGDLLFMHHPIVMECGDPKGKWGRGFMPIPPHFIEQMKTKRLSVFTLHVPLDYSREISTSDAWREALNAKVIGELLKDDNGACGILCEIAPTSTENLIHRSTEMFGIPYADVHGPFHNHITKIAIVAGCGDKVEAMIEAERMGAEAYLTGEVHCHIDNDYGKKKYEQMKSYIAQTTMSLIGVSHSASEYLVHSTQLKSWFEEKFQLPVTLLPQSKWWV, from the coding sequence ATGGTGAAACTAAAGAGAATAGATCATGCGATCGATGAACTTTTTACATATAGAAAAATTGGAACAGATCCAGCGTTCAGTCGGTATATTCCAATGGTTTACGACCCAATCCATTTTGATTGGCGCGATGAGTTTGAACCCGAATTTACAAAACTGTTCAATGGACTCATGCTTAGAGGAGATGAAGAGGTCAATCGTGTATTTTCGGCTGTGTTTCCTACAGAAGAAGTATTAGAAAGATTCATATCTGAAAGTAGTCCGGGAGATCTTTTATTTATGCATCACCCAATTGTTATGGAATGCGGAGATCCCAAAGGGAAATGGGGAAGAGGCTTTATGCCGATACCTCCACATTTTATCGAACAGATGAAGACAAAGCGTTTATCAGTGTTTACGCTTCATGTACCCCTCGATTATTCGCGCGAAATCAGCACGAGTGATGCATGGAGAGAAGCTCTAAACGCAAAAGTGATTGGAGAGCTGTTGAAGGATGATAACGGAGCTTGTGGCATTCTTTGTGAAATAGCTCCAACTTCCACAGAAAACTTGATTCATCGTTCTACTGAAATGTTCGGAATCCCTTATGCAGATGTGCATGGTCCTTTCCATAACCACATAACGAAAATTGCGATTGTAGCCGGGTGCGGTGATAAAGTAGAAGCGATGATCGAAGCGGAAAGGATGGGAGCAGAAGCTTATTTAACAGGAGAGGTACACTGTCACATTGATAATGATTACGGTAAAAAGAAGTATGAACAGATGAAAAGCTATATCGCTCAAACAACAATGAGCTTAATCGGAGTATCGCATTCTGCTTCCGAATATTTAGTGCACAGCACACAGTTAAAATCTTGGTTTGAAGAGAAGTTTCAATTGCCTGTAACACTTTTGCCACAGAGTAAATGGTGGGTATGA
- a CDS encoding GNAT family N-acetyltransferase, which yields MEIQNARETDFYKIIELDKKMIGSDHRKEEIVQAIKEERCLIMYQEDKIAAFLIYHTHFFDCCFISLIMVDPAHQRKGLASSLLAHMSKISPTNKLFSSTNESNESMKKTFIKNQFKKSGFVDNLDEGDPEIIYFKECY from the coding sequence ATGGAAATACAGAATGCGAGAGAGACTGATTTTTATAAAATTATAGAATTAGATAAAAAAATGATAGGGAGTGATCATCGAAAAGAAGAAATCGTTCAGGCGATAAAAGAGGAAAGATGTTTGATCATGTATCAGGAAGATAAGATCGCTGCATTTCTTATCTATCACACTCATTTCTTTGATTGCTGTTTTATATCACTCATCATGGTTGATCCCGCTCATCAAAGAAAAGGACTGGCCAGTAGTTTGTTAGCGCACATGAGTAAGATTTCACCCACGAACAAACTATTCTCATCAACAAATGAATCCAATGAGTCTATGAAAAAGACCTTTATCAAGAACCAATTTAAGAAGAGTGGTTTTGTCGATAACTTAGATGAAGGAGATCCGGAGATTATTTATTTTAAAGAATGTTACTAA
- a CDS encoding MTH1187 family thiamine-binding protein — protein MAIVDITVIPIGTETPSVSEYVAEIQKVLQQNEDKVNYQLTPMSTLIEGELPDLFHVIQQLHEVPFSKGIQRVATNIRIDDRRDKKSTMAGKLEAVEARMNKD, from the coding sequence ATGGCTATTGTAGATATTACGGTCATTCCAATCGGTACTGAGACTCCAAGTGTTAGTGAATATGTAGCTGAAATTCAAAAAGTTCTTCAGCAAAACGAAGATAAGGTAAATTACCAGCTTACTCCGATGAGCACACTAATTGAAGGAGAACTTCCTGATCTCTTTCATGTAATCCAACAGCTTCACGAGGTTCCATTTTCAAAAGGCATTCAGCGAGTTGCCACAAACATTCGCATTGATGACCGCCGTGATAAAAAATCCACGATGGCCGGAAAGCTAGAGGCTGTCGAAGCTCGGATGAATAAGGATTAA
- a CDS encoding flotillin family protein → MSFSPLFIVIGVAVFLVVALISVFITKYRTASPDEALIVTGSFLGSKNVNIDEAGNRIKIVRGGGTFVLPVFQQAKPLSLLTSKLDVQTPEVYTEQGVPVMADGTAIIKVGSSIGEIATAAEQFLGKLKEDRENEAREVLEGHLRSILGSMTVEEIYKNREKFSQEVQRVASQDLAKMGLIIVSFTIKDLRDKNGYLDSLGKPRIAQIKRDADMAMAEAEKETRIKRAEADKEAKQSELGRATEVAEAEKMNQLKVAEFRREQDVAKARADQAYHLEEAIAKQQVTEQQMQIKIIERQKQIELEEKEILRREKQYDSEVKKKADADRYAVEQSAEADKRKQVAEADAHKYRVEAMAKAEAEKVRLDGLSRAEAERAKGESEADVIRLKGLAEAEAKQKIAEAFELYGQAAMMDMMIKMLPEYAKQVAAPLSNIDKITVVDTGGGENGGANRITGYATNLMSTLQESLKASSGIDVKELLENFSGKGNVRNSIDDLRIEFAKKEPNAVATKEKAEVKASKGE, encoded by the coding sequence ATGAGTTTTTCACCGTTGTTTATCGTTATCGGGGTTGCCGTATTCTTAGTCGTTGCTCTTATTAGTGTTTTTATTACAAAGTATAGAACGGCGAGTCCAGATGAAGCATTGATCGTAACGGGAAGCTTCTTAGGAAGCAAGAACGTAAATATCGATGAAGCAGGTAATCGTATCAAAATCGTTCGTGGAGGCGGTACGTTCGTACTTCCTGTTTTTCAACAGGCAAAGCCGCTTAGTTTATTAACGAGTAAGTTAGATGTACAAACACCAGAAGTATATACAGAGCAAGGTGTTCCCGTTATGGCTGATGGAACAGCGATCATTAAAGTAGGAAGCTCTATCGGTGAGATCGCGACTGCGGCCGAGCAGTTCCTAGGAAAGTTGAAGGAAGATCGTGAGAATGAAGCACGTGAAGTTCTTGAAGGTCATTTACGATCTATTTTAGGATCGATGACAGTTGAAGAAATCTACAAGAATCGTGAAAAATTCTCACAGGAAGTTCAACGTGTAGCTTCTCAAGATCTAGCTAAAATGGGATTGATCATCGTATCGTTTACGATCAAAGATCTGCGTGATAAGAATGGATACCTAGATTCTCTTGGTAAGCCGCGTATCGCACAGATTAAGCGTGACGCTGACATGGCGATGGCAGAAGCTGAAAAAGAAACGCGTATCAAACGTGCTGAAGCAGATAAAGAAGCAAAGCAGTCTGAGTTAGGCCGCGCTACAGAAGTAGCAGAAGCTGAAAAGATGAATCAGTTGAAAGTTGCTGAGTTCCGCCGTGAACAAGATGTTGCCAAAGCTCGTGCTGACCAGGCATACCATCTAGAAGAAGCAATCGCAAAACAGCAAGTTACTGAACAACAGATGCAGATTAAGATCATCGAGCGTCAAAAGCAGATCGAGCTTGAAGAAAAAGAGATTCTGCGTCGTGAAAAGCAATACGACTCAGAAGTTAAGAAGAAAGCGGATGCAGATCGTTATGCGGTTGAACAGTCAGCGGAAGCCGATAAGCGTAAGCAAGTGGCTGAAGCAGATGCTCATAAGTATCGTGTAGAAGCCATGGCAAAAGCCGAAGCTGAGAAGGTACGCCTAGACGGACTTTCAAGAGCTGAAGCGGAACGTGCAAAAGGGGAATCCGAAGCAGATGTTATCCGCTTGAAAGGTCTTGCTGAAGCGGAAGCGAAACAAAAGATCGCAGAAGCGTTCGAGTTATATGGTCAGGCTGCGATGATGGATATGATGATTAAGATGCTTCCGGAATACGCGAAGCAAGTGGCAGCACCACTTTCCAACATTGATAAAATTACAGTCGTAGATACAGGCGGCGGTGAGAATGGTGGAGCAAACCGCATCACAGGTTATGCGACAAACTTGATGTCCACACTTCAAGAATCTTTGAAAGCTTCATCCGGCATTGATGTAAAAGAACTGTTGGAAAATTTCTCTGGAAAAGGGAATGTTCGCAATAGCATCGACGACCTTCGCATCGAATTTGCTAAAAAAGAACCAAATGCAGTAGCAACAAAGGAAAAAGCAGAAGTAAAAGCTTCAAAGGGAGAATAA